A window from Marinagarivorans cellulosilyticus encodes these proteins:
- a CDS encoding AraC family transcriptional regulator, with amino-acid sequence MSTWLERDIKFIAASGQPSVLVDVCLQRGIDSHRLLNGTGLFLEHVLSDSVLMNAEQYLKLIQNACVLLNSDDTPFLLGQRWLPGAQGGASLALKLANNLQQALEAFIVGKAVLSPVITPHLVVDEHHGYLYWQDSFGAAANYPFLLVASMVSIVAFSRRQANQQLPWKFYFRHDAPEFLEQYWVHLGLEVHFNQPFDVMCIPRQWLVQCWQQSTVSAQQVALAQTQQQLQKLPAQQALLEEVRHFILSNVEGHPNLDALAAALNFSPATLKRKLKKHGSHYQQQLDSARLQHALYLLTKQKLSCEQVANRLCFHDTASFRRSFKRWAGANPNQLLHKLTAALWA; translated from the coding sequence ATGAGTACTTGGCTAGAGCGGGATATAAAATTTATAGCTGCTAGTGGGCAGCCAAGTGTGTTGGTGGATGTATGTTTACAGCGCGGTATTGATTCGCACCGTTTATTAAATGGTACGGGCTTGTTTTTGGAGCACGTGCTTAGTGATTCGGTATTAATGAATGCTGAGCAGTATTTAAAACTTATTCAAAATGCCTGTGTACTGCTCAATAGTGATGACACACCTTTTTTATTGGGCCAGCGCTGGTTACCGGGTGCGCAAGGCGGCGCGAGCTTAGCATTAAAATTGGCGAATAATCTACAGCAAGCGTTAGAAGCCTTTATTGTTGGCAAGGCAGTATTATCCCCGGTGATTACGCCGCATTTAGTGGTTGATGAACATCACGGTTACCTTTATTGGCAAGACAGTTTTGGTGCGGCTGCCAACTACCCTTTTTTATTAGTGGCTAGCATGGTGTCTATCGTCGCTTTTAGCCGAAGGCAAGCGAATCAGCAATTACCGTGGAAATTTTATTTTCGTCATGATGCGCCCGAATTTTTAGAGCAGTACTGGGTGCATTTGGGGCTGGAAGTACACTTTAATCAGCCCTTTGATGTAATGTGTATTCCGCGGCAGTGGTTAGTGCAGTGTTGGCAGCAATCAACAGTATCGGCCCAGCAAGTTGCATTAGCCCAAACGCAACAGCAGTTGCAAAAATTGCCCGCGCAGCAAGCGTTACTGGAAGAGGTTCGACATTTTATTCTGAGTAATGTCGAAGGGCACCCAAACTTAGATGCATTGGCAGCTGCGTTAAATTTTAGCCCTGCCACCTTAAAGCGAAAACTAAAAAAGCACGGCAGCCATTACCAGCAACAATTAGATAGCGCTCGTTTACAGCACGCGCTCTATTTATTAACCAAGCAAAAACTAAGTTGTGAACAGGTAGCGAATAGATTGTGCTTTCACGATACGGCGAGCTTTAGGCGATCCTTTAAACGTTGGGCCGGCGCCAACCCCAACCAGTTATTACACAAGTTGACGGCGGCTTTGTGGGCTTAA